One Belonocnema kinseyi isolate 2016_QV_RU_SX_M_011 chromosome 6, B_treatae_v1, whole genome shotgun sequence genomic region harbors:
- the LOC117174711 gene encoding speckle-type POZ protein-like translates to MTAAQLAIINKEFPQHFSLRGGTVTIHPVNVSTYTCKSSTELTFEKFSLLDDPSVKCLPKLKNHTVFELCFSTNISLTSHYEVSLYCFQKPCRLIHVKTVNMNKILQSSTCNFDIHNLTTNALNEICQSYLLCTQICRKAVPYNLKKEPSFHPSQMTDCSQLLDDNAIVIFKFIHENREFWVHKEILSAKSPLFLAMFKGEIKEKSQNQIIIEDIDSNLLQEMVRYIYSDTVKELTKYAEKLLKVADKYDIPKLKLLCSEELSRSLKIKNVIHLLELADQCHESSLKEKTLKFIQSNVKLILQTENYKIWCQTAPGYLMAEILETIVNCRKRKSRRKKE, encoded by the coding sequence ATGACGGCTGCTCAACTGGCAATTATTAACAAGGAATTTCCACAACATTTTTCATTGCGTGGAGGTACAGTGACAATTCATCCAGTTAACGTTTCAACTTATACTTGTAAGTCTTCTACGGAACTtacgtttgaaaaattttcactattagaTGATCCAAGTGTAAAATGCTTACCAAAATTAAAGAACCACACTGTCTTCGAATTATGTTTCTCCACGAATATTTCACTGACAAGCCATTACGAagtatcattatattgttttcaaAAGCCTTGTAGATTAATTCATGTGAAAACtgtgaatatgaataaaattttacagtCAAGTACATGTAATTTCGATATACATAATTTGACAACAAATGCTTTAAATGAAATTTGCCAATCTTACTTACTTTGCACTCAAATTTGTCGCAAAGCGGttccttataatttaaaaaaagaaccatcATTTCATCCAAGTCAGATGACCGATTGTTCCCAGCTTTTAGACGACAATGCTAtcgtaattttcaaattcattcatgAAAACAGGGAATTTTGGGTACATAAAGAGATTCTTTCTGCAAAGTCGCCTCTATTTCTTGCCATGTTTAaaggtgaaattaaagaaaagagcCAAAATCAGATAATTATCGAAGACATAGAttcaaatttacttcaggaaaTGGTGCGATATATTTACTCAGATACTGTAAAGGAGTTAACAAAATACGCCGAGAAACTTTTAAAAGTAGCAGACAAGTACGATATACCGAAACTTAAATTACTTTGTAGTGAGGAATTGTCTAGATCTTTAAAGATAAAAAACGTGATACATTTACTTGAACTTGCTGATCAATGCCATGAAAGCAGCCTGAAGGAGAAAACGTTAAAGTTCATACAAAGTAACGTAAAACTAATTTTGCaaactgaaaattacaaaatatggtGTCAAACAGCCCCAGGATATCTCATGGCTGAGATACTGGAGACTATTGTTAATTGCAGAAAAAGGAAgagtagaagaaaaaaagaataa